In Anaerobacillus isosaccharinicus, one genomic interval encodes:
- the rnmV gene encoding ribonuclease M5: MKIKEIIVVEGRDDTVAIQRAVDADTIETNGSAIGRHVIEQIKLAKDRRGVIILTDPDYPGERIRKIISQKVPGCKHAFLPKKEAISKNGDDLGVENASPEAIRLALSEAQQEEDEWVEQVGLEELLALGLIGGKKARRRRERLGDLLKIGYTNGKQLYKRLIVFKIRAEEFSEAIATVFKEEDNE; this comes from the coding sequence ATGAAAATAAAAGAAATTATTGTTGTTGAGGGAAGGGATGATACGGTTGCTATTCAGAGAGCCGTAGATGCCGATACAATTGAAACAAATGGGTCTGCCATAGGAAGGCATGTGATTGAGCAAATTAAGCTTGCTAAGGACCGTAGAGGCGTTATTATCCTTACCGACCCTGATTATCCAGGAGAGAGAATTAGAAAAATCATCAGCCAGAAAGTGCCGGGCTGTAAACATGCCTTTTTGCCAAAAAAGGAAGCTATTTCTAAAAATGGTGATGATCTTGGAGTGGAAAATGCTTCACCAGAAGCAATTCGTCTAGCTTTAAGTGAAGCACAACAAGAGGAAGATGAGTGGGTTGAGCAGGTTGGCTTAGAAGAATTGCTTGCGCTAGGGTTAATTGGTGGAAAGAAAGCAAGAAGGCGCCGAGAACGTTTAGGTGATCTTTTAAAAATTGGTTATACAAATGGAAAGCAGCTTTATAAACGGCTTATTGTGTTTAAAATAAGAGCAGAAGAATTTTCAGAGGCCATTGCTACAGTATTCAAGGAGGAAGATAATGAGTAA
- the rsmA gene encoding 16S rRNA (adenine(1518)-N(6)/adenine(1519)-N(6))-dimethyltransferase RsmA has protein sequence MSKEIATPNRTKEILKKYGFSFKKSLGQNFLIDTNVLNNIVDCADLQQDSGAIEIGPGIGALTEQLAKRCERVVAFEIDQRLLPILKETLAPYPHATVIHSDVLEADINSVIIENFNEGQDLMVVANLPYYVTTPILMGLLEKKLPIRGIVVMIQKEVAERISAKPGTKNYGSLSIAAQYYAKATTEMIVPKTVFVPQPNVDSAVLKLTLRDEPAVKVDDEEFFFKLIKASFAQRRKTLINNLTHNLFTKAEKEAVEAVLNQCNIDPTRRGETLSMEEFGLLANSLQEL, from the coding sequence ATGAGTAAAGAAATTGCAACACCTAATCGAACAAAGGAAATTCTAAAAAAGTATGGGTTCTCCTTTAAGAAAAGTTTGGGGCAAAACTTTTTAATTGATACAAATGTATTAAATAATATCGTCGACTGTGCTGATCTTCAACAAGACTCAGGGGCGATTGAAATCGGTCCAGGGATTGGGGCTCTTACTGAGCAGCTAGCTAAAAGATGTGAAAGGGTAGTTGCTTTTGAAATTGATCAGCGGCTTTTACCGATCTTAAAAGAAACATTAGCCCCTTATCCACATGCAACTGTTATTCATTCAGATGTATTAGAGGCAGATATAAATAGTGTAATCATTGAGAACTTTAATGAAGGTCAAGACTTAATGGTAGTAGCTAATTTACCTTACTATGTTACGACACCTATCTTGATGGGGCTTCTAGAGAAAAAACTCCCTATTAGGGGAATTGTCGTCATGATACAAAAAGAGGTAGCAGAACGAATTTCTGCGAAGCCAGGAACGAAGAATTATGGTTCTCTGTCAATTGCTGCTCAGTACTATGCTAAAGCTACTACGGAAATGATTGTTCCTAAAACAGTTTTTGTCCCCCAACCAAATGTGGATTCGGCTGTGTTAAAGCTTACACTTAGAGATGAGCCTGCTGTAAAAGTAGATGATGAGGAGTTTTTCTTCAAACTTATCAAGGCAAGTTTTGCTCAACGTAGGAAAACGTTAATAAACAATTTAACTCATAACCTGTTTACTAAAGCTGAGAAAGAAGCTGTTGAAGCGGTCTTGAATCAATGTAACATTGACCCAACTAGAAGGGGAGAGACGTTAAGCATGGAAGAGTTTGGCCTGCTAGCTAATTCTCTTCAAGAGTTATAA
- the yabG gene encoding sporulation peptidase YabG has translation MNLKVGDFVTRKSYGNDLLFRVSKIDQQSVIIVGEELRLIADAPASDLLLVTESEKSSRKIEENKIEENCYRLFRQDRRLTRHRNEYEMTGGYKSKSSYFELPGRILHIDGDPVYLKKCTDLYEKLGVPIYGVHMQEKEMPLQIASLLEMVRPDILVITGHDAYMRSKGEQNEVKAYRNTKFFAEAVREARKFEPHMDHLVIFAGACQSYFETLIRAGANFASSPERINIHALDPVYIAAKVSLTPFMDSVSIWELLKNTLTGEKGLGGIETKGLLRRGMPIKNDDEDLDTRKKER, from the coding sequence TTGAACTTAAAGGTTGGCGATTTTGTTACGAGAAAATCATACGGAAATGATTTGTTATTTCGTGTTTCTAAAATAGATCAACAAAGTGTGATTATTGTTGGTGAAGAACTTCGGTTAATTGCAGATGCACCTGCATCTGATTTACTGTTAGTTACGGAGTCTGAGAAAAGTAGTAGGAAAATAGAGGAAAACAAAATAGAAGAAAACTGCTATCGCCTTTTTCGTCAGGATCGTCGTTTGACTCGACATCGAAATGAGTATGAGATGACAGGTGGTTATAAAAGTAAAAGTTCCTATTTTGAGCTACCGGGGCGAATTCTTCACATCGATGGTGATCCCGTTTATCTTAAAAAGTGTACTGATTTATATGAGAAACTTGGAGTACCTATATATGGCGTCCATATGCAAGAAAAGGAAATGCCATTGCAAATTGCATCTCTTCTAGAAATGGTTCGTCCTGATATTCTTGTCATTACTGGTCATGATGCCTATATGAGAAGCAAAGGTGAACAGAATGAAGTGAAGGCCTACCGTAATACAAAGTTTTTTGCTGAAGCAGTTAGAGAGGCGCGGAAGTTTGAGCCTCATATGGATCATTTAGTTATCTTTGCTGGTGCGTGTCAATCGTACTTCGAGACGTTAATTCGAGCCGGGGCTAATTTTGCTAGTTCTCCAGAGCGGATAAATATCCATGCCTTAGACCCTGTCTATATCGCAGCTAAAGTTAGTCTAACTCCATTTATGGATAGTGTTAGTATTTGGGAGTTATTAAAAAACACGTTAACTGGTGAAAAGGGTTTAGGTGGCATTGAAACAAAAGGCTTATTGCGAAGAGGGATGCCGATTAAAAACGATGATGAGGATTTAGATACAAGAAAGAAGGAGCGATAA
- the veg gene encoding biofilm formation stimulator Veg: MGKTLVDIKRTLDANIGKRITIKANGGRRKTIERSGFLEETYPSVFIIKLDEDHNAFERVSYSYADVLTETVQLTVCEDESPVAVEVE, encoded by the coding sequence ATGGGAAAAACGTTAGTTGATATTAAGCGCACGTTAGACGCAAATATTGGAAAGAGAATTACAATAAAAGCGAATGGCGGCCGTCGCAAGACGATTGAACGTTCTGGTTTTCTTGAAGAAACGTACCCGTCTGTATTTATTATTAAGCTGGATGAAGATCATAATGCCTTCGAGAGAGTGTCATATAGTTATGCGGACGTTTTAACAGAAACGGTGCAATTAACGGTATGTGAGGATGAGAGTCCTGTAGCTGTAGAGGTTGAATAG
- a CDS encoding small, acid-soluble spore protein, alpha/beta type — translation MAKRRGIMSEQFKTELAKELGFYETVQKEGWGGIRSRDAGNMVKRAIEIAQQQLANNRQ, via the coding sequence ATGGCTAAAAGGCGAGGTATTATGTCTGAGCAATTTAAAACAGAGCTTGCAAAAGAACTAGGGTTTTACGAGACTGTCCAAAAAGAGGGCTGGGGCGGAATCCGTTCTCGGGATGCCGGTAATATGGTTAAGCGTGCAATAGAAATTGCCCAACAGCAACTTGCTAATAACAGGCAATAA
- the ispE gene encoding 4-(cytidine 5'-diphospho)-2-C-methyl-D-erythritol kinase: MKITIKAPAKINLSLDVLHKREDGFHEVEMIMTTVDLADRIELTMLEENKIVVDVSEGFVPSDNRNLAYQAAQLLKDKFHVQKGVRIAIQKNIPVSAGLAGGSSDAAATLRGLNQLWNLGLSLDELAGLGAQIGSDVSFCVYGGTALATGRGEKIKHISAPPPCWVILAKPPIGVSTAEVYRNLMVDDLTHPNIKNMVAAIEERQYQEICQQLGNVLETVTFKLYPEVQRIKDQMIRFGADGVLMSGSGPTVFGLVKHESRMVRIYNGLRGFCNDVHAVRLIGERYY; the protein is encoded by the coding sequence ATGAAAATAACTATTAAAGCCCCAGCAAAAATTAACTTATCTCTAGATGTTCTTCATAAAAGAGAAGATGGTTTCCATGAAGTAGAGATGATTATGACTACAGTCGACTTGGCTGATCGCATTGAACTTACGATGCTTGAAGAAAACAAAATTGTAGTTGATGTATCAGAGGGGTTTGTACCAAGTGATAATCGAAACTTAGCGTATCAAGCCGCTCAATTATTAAAAGATAAGTTTCATGTTCAAAAAGGTGTTCGGATTGCCATCCAAAAAAACATCCCTGTTTCAGCAGGCTTAGCAGGAGGAAGCAGTGATGCAGCCGCAACCCTTAGGGGCCTTAATCAGCTTTGGAATCTAGGTTTGAGTTTGGACGAGCTTGCAGGCTTAGGTGCACAAATTGGCTCAGATGTCTCGTTTTGTGTTTATGGAGGAACTGCTTTAGCTACTGGTAGGGGAGAAAAGATTAAACATATTTCTGCACCACCACCTTGTTGGGTTATTTTAGCCAAACCGCCTATTGGTGTATCGACAGCAGAGGTTTATCGTAATCTAATGGTTGATGATCTAACTCATCCGAATATCAAAAATATGGTTGCCGCTATTGAAGAGCGCCAGTATCAGGAGATTTGTCAGCAACTAGGCAATGTACTTGAAACCGTTACGTTTAAGCTTTACCCTGAAGTACAAAGGATTAAAGATCAAATGATCAGATTTGGCGCTGATGGTGTATTGATGAGCGGTAGCGGACCGACAGTATTTGGACTTGTTAAACATGAATCAAGGATGGTAAGAATTTATAATGGATTAAGAGGTTTTTGCAATGATGTACATGCCGTTCGTTTAATTGGGGAACGTTACTATTGA
- the purR gene encoding pur operon repressor yields the protein MKKFRRSGRLVDLTNYLIHNPHQLISLTYFAERYDSAKSSISEDLAIIKEMFEARETGLLLTVAGASGGVKYIPTASLSEIKTFLTELCSKLEDPNRVLPGGYLYMMDIIGNPKWMNEIGRYFATMYANKKVDVIMTMATKGIPLAYAVATYMNVPVCIVRHEHRITEGSLVSINYVSGSTKRIQTMSLAKRSLKEGSNVLIIDDFMKAGGTIKGMINLVDEFQSHVVGIGVLVEADHVEERLVDTYTSMTRLSEVNTKEKLVKVELGNFFEKLSQIKED from the coding sequence ATGAAAAAGTTTCGTCGGAGTGGCCGTTTAGTTGACTTGACCAATTACTTAATACATAATCCCCATCAACTTATATCATTAACATATTTTGCTGAACGTTACGATTCAGCTAAATCTTCAATAAGTGAAGATTTAGCAATTATAAAAGAAATGTTTGAAGCCCGAGAAACCGGACTTTTATTAACGGTAGCTGGAGCGAGTGGTGGGGTTAAGTACATTCCCACAGCAAGCTTGTCGGAAATTAAAACCTTTCTTACAGAATTATGTTCCAAATTAGAGGACCCTAATCGAGTCTTACCTGGTGGCTATTTATACATGATGGATATCATTGGTAATCCTAAATGGATGAATGAGATAGGTCGCTACTTTGCCACAATGTATGCTAATAAGAAAGTCGATGTGATCATGACAATGGCTACAAAAGGGATTCCTTTGGCCTATGCAGTTGCTACATATATGAACGTTCCCGTATGTATTGTCCGACATGAACATCGAATTACAGAAGGGTCTCTCGTAAGCATTAACTACGTATCTGGCTCTACAAAACGTATTCAAACGATGTCTCTGGCAAAAAGAAGTTTAAAAGAAGGCTCAAATGTCCTAATAATTGATGATTTCATGAAGGCTGGCGGAACAATTAAGGGAATGATTAATTTAGTCGATGAGTTTCAATCCCATGTAGTTGGAATAGGTGTATTAGTTGAGGCAGATCATGTCGAAGAAAGATTAGTTGATACTTATACTTCTATGACAAGGTTGTCTGAAGTAAATACAAAAGAAAAGCTAGTGAAAGTTGAATTAGGTAATTTCTTTGAAAAGTTAAGCCAAATTAAGGAGGATTAA
- a CDS encoding RidA family protein: MKIVQTSEAPAAIGPYSQGVVVNNMFYSSGQIPLKANGELVVGDVKDQTDQVLKNVDAVLKEAGASKETVVKTTVFIKDMNDFPLINEVYENYFSTHKPARSCVEVARLPKDVLVEIEVIALIK; the protein is encoded by the coding sequence ATGAAAATTGTTCAAACATCAGAAGCGCCTGCAGCAATCGGTCCATACTCACAAGGAGTTGTTGTAAACAATATGTTTTATAGCTCTGGGCAAATTCCGCTAAAGGCAAATGGAGAGCTAGTTGTGGGTGATGTGAAAGACCAAACAGATCAAGTATTAAAAAATGTTGATGCTGTTCTTAAAGAAGCAGGTGCTTCTAAAGAAACAGTTGTAAAAACAACGGTATTTATTAAAGATATGAATGATTTTCCACTAATTAACGAGGTTTATGAAAATTATTTCTCTACTCATAAACCAGCTAGATCTTGTGTTGAAGTAGCAAGACTCCCTAAAGATGTTCTTGTTGAAATTGAAGTTATTGCATTAATTAAATAA
- the spoVG gene encoding septation regulator SpoVG, which translates to MEVTDVRLRRVTTEGRMRAIASITIDHEFVVHDIRVIDGNNGMFVAMPSKRTPDGEFRDIAHPISSQTREKIQSAVLAEYEKAGDLEEVEYEEAGAS; encoded by the coding sequence ATGGAAGTAACAGACGTGAGACTACGCCGTGTAACAACGGAAGGGCGCATGCGTGCAATAGCATCCATTACGATTGATCATGAATTTGTTGTTCATGATATCCGAGTTATTGACGGAAATAATGGAATGTTTGTAGCAATGCCTAGTAAGAGAACTCCAGATGGTGAATTTAGAGACATCGCCCACCCTATTTCTTCTCAAACAAGAGAGAAAATTCAATCAGCTGTTTTAGCTGAGTATGAAAAGGCTGGAGATCTTGAAGAAGTTGAATATGAAGAAGCCGGTGCTTCGTAA